TGACGATGCTTAAGGGTGCTGAAAATGAATCGATAAAAGAGTTTATTTCGGTTGCTGCAATAAGCTTCAGATCACCTAATGGAACGAGTGGGCTCATATAGTGGTCAGTGATGACGAGTGTTTTTGCCCCTCTTTGTTTGGCGTACTTAAGGACTTCCACTGTCCTTTTGGTGTATCGGGAGAAGCCAAACCCGATAACGAGATCGTTCTCTTTGATATCCAGCAGGTGCTCTGAAACCCCGTCTCCCTGACGTATCATTTCAGTGTTCTGCAAAACCATATCCAGATAAAACTCCAGAAAACTTCCTATACTGGCTGCGCTCCGGTAAGCGATAATATAAATTCTGTCCGCCTCGATGGTGTTCTTAACCGCCTGCTCAAAGTGGGCAGTATTAAGCTGGTTCAGTGTCGTTTTCAGGTTTTGAATGTCATCTCCAAGGATCTCTGTAACAACATCCGAAGTCGAACCATCTTTATCCGTTGTTTTAACCAGAACCTCTGCTGACGTCATCTTTCTCTGCATCGCTTCCTGAAGGTGGCGCTGAAGATCCGGGTAGCCTTTGTAATTCAAGAAGAACGCAAAGCGTATTACCGTAGCCTCGCCTACCCCGACATGTTTTGCCAGCTTTGAAGCAGTAAGAAACGGCGCAGTCTCACGGTTTTCAATAAGGAAGTTGGCAATTTTTTTATGAGATTTACTCATTGTGACCTGATGGTTAATCATTCGCTCATAGACTTCATTTTCAAACATCGTCAAGCGCCCCTTTTTCCAATGCGGCCATTACGATCCGGTGAGTCTGTTTGTAAACACGTAATGCAAAGCATCCATTGTTTTTTTCAGCTCACGGTCACCGTGAACGGTAGCAATACTGTACCTGTTCAAAGGCTTTGTATAAATGCCCTCATTTATTAGGTGTAAGTCCAGTTCTTTTCTGAAAAAAAGATTGGTTTTACTCATATCTCTGTAGTTTTTAACCGCCTGATTTGTAAACACAAGATTAAAGATGGTTCCCATTCCAATCGTTTTCATCGGTACGGCTTTTTGTTTGAAGAATGATTCAAGCTCGTTTCTGAGCTCATTCGCTAAGGTTAAGGTATTCCTGAATTCCGATTCCAGCAGTTCAATGGTCGCAAGTCCTGCCCCTAAAATCATTGGGTGGCCATTATAGGTTCCGCTGTGAAACAAGGTTTCTTCTGCAGATGATCCTTTACTTTGCATTGTATCAAATACATCGCTTCCCGTCTTCGGGCTGGAAACGTCCATAATTTCTTTTTTCCCGCCGACAATGCCGAACGGAAAACCTCCGCCCACCACTTTTCCGAGAGTTGTGAGGTCGGGAGTGACCTGATAGACATTCTGGGCTCCTCCCAGCGATGACCTGAAACCGGTTTTTACTTCGTCGAAAATAAGGACGATCCCCTCTTCTTCCGTGACTTTTCTCAGCCTTGTTATAAATTCTTGATCTGCAGGGATAAATCCTCCCTGGACAGGTTCAATGATTACAGCAGCGAGTTCCCGGCTATGTTTTTTCAGCAGCCGCTCACAAGCTTCAGGATGATTAAATGGCAGGATAATCGTATTGGCATCGCCGCCTGGCAAAAGGCCTGCGGATTCCGGAACCGTTACCGGTTCTTCTATAGGCCCTGCTTTTTTCTCATCCGGATTAATACTGTAGAGCATCTCATTATAGCCGCCGTGGTAATGTCCTTCAAACTTCGCCACTTTTGTTTTTCCCGTGAAAGCATAAGCAAGCCTCAGTGCCAGGAGTGTCGCCTCTGTTCCTGAGTTTGTATAGCGGAGAAGTTCCATTGATGGAATGTACTCCTTTATTTTTTTTGCGAATGTTGTTTCAAGTTCATGAGGTGCTCCAAATAAGTACGTGCCATCTGTAAGTATTTGCTGCTGAAGTGCCTGTTGTATCCGGGGATGACCGTGCCCCAGAGCCAATGCGCCATACGACATTAAATAGTCTACATACTCGTTATTATCAACATCCGTCAGTGTCGGACCGATGCCATGCTTCATGACGATCGGATATGGAGAAAAATGTTTAATATTCGCCGTTACCCCTCCGGGCATATGTTTTTCACTCTCACAATAGATCCGGTATGACTCTTTCGTTTTATTGAAAAATTGGGGCAGGGGATGTGAAAAATGATGAATTGCCATTGGTAGTTAAACGCCTCTCTTTCATTCCTTCATTTTTTTGAAGTATTTACTTCATTATATGACATAATGGCTTGTACATGAAGAGAAAATTTCGCCCATTTTTAAAAATGAATGATATATTCCAAAAGTTTTTAACTATTCTAAAAATTAGCCAAATTCATATAATATTGTTATAATGAGCCTGGATAGAGGTTAGAGAAAATTAACAAGGAGGGCTAAAAAATGGCGCAACCAAAGTACATTATGAACCTTGATAAGATCGAACACATTCCTGCCGAAGAAAAAGAGAAATTAAAGCAGATTACTGACAAGTTTGTTTTCAGAGTAAATGATTATTATCTTAGTCTTATTGATTGGAAAGATCCGAACGATCCCATTCGAAAACTTGTTATTCCAAATGAAGGGGAGCTCGAGGAATATGGACGTTGGGATGCTTCCGATGAAGATACAAACTACGTTGTTCCCGGCTGTCAGCACAAATACACAACCACAGCTCTTCTCATTGTTTCTGAAGTATGCGGTGCGTACTGTCGGTATTGTTTCCGCAAGCGTCTGTTCCGGAACGACATTAAAGAAGCCATGTCTGATGTCCAGCCGGGAATTGAGTACATAAGAGAACACCCGGAAATTAACAATGTGCTTCTTACGGGTGGAGACTCTCTCATTCTGGCCACAAAAAAACTTCGTCGTATTATTGAACAGCTCCGTGAAATCGATCATGTTAAAATCATCCGCCTGGGCTCAAAAATGCCTGTATTTAATCCAATGCGGATTTACGAAGATGAAGAGCTCCTTAAGCTCATACGAGAGTACTCCACAGCTGAAAAAAGAATCTATGTGATGGCCCATATTAACCACCCTAAAGAAATAACAGAGGAGGCGAAGCGCGGGTTTGAAGCGTTGCATGATGCCGGGGCCATTGTAGTAAATCAGACTCCTGTCCTGAAAGGGATCAATCATGAACCCGAGGTCCTCGCTGAATTACTGGATAAACTGTCCTGGGCCGGTGTAACCCCATACTACTTCTTCATTAACCGCCCTGTGGCAGGAAACAACGATTTTGTGCTGACCCTGGAAGAAGCGTACCATGCAGTGGAA
This DNA window, taken from Alteribacter keqinensis, encodes the following:
- a CDS encoding MurR/RpiR family transcriptional regulator codes for the protein MFENEVYERMINHQVTMSKSHKKIANFLIENRETAPFLTASKLAKHVGVGEATVIRFAFFLNYKGYPDLQRHLQEAMQRKMTSAEVLVKTTDKDGSTSDVVTEILGDDIQNLKTTLNQLNTAHFEQAVKNTIEADRIYIIAYRSAASIGSFLEFYLDMVLQNTEMIRQGDGVSEHLLDIKENDLVIGFGFSRYTKRTVEVLKYAKQRGAKTLVITDHYMSPLVPLGDLKLIAATEINSFIDSFSAPLSIVNALVTAVTRAEHVKVEKRLHDLESLWDNFDVFED
- a CDS encoding aspartate aminotransferase family protein produces the protein MAIHHFSHPLPQFFNKTKESYRIYCESEKHMPGGVTANIKHFSPYPIVMKHGIGPTLTDVDNNEYVDYLMSYGALALGHGHPRIQQALQQQILTDGTYLFGAPHELETTFAKKIKEYIPSMELLRYTNSGTEATLLALRLAYAFTGKTKVAKFEGHYHGGYNEMLYSINPDEKKAGPIEEPVTVPESAGLLPGGDANTIILPFNHPEACERLLKKHSRELAAVIIEPVQGGFIPADQEFITRLRKVTEEEGIVLIFDEVKTGFRSSLGGAQNVYQVTPDLTTLGKVVGGGFPFGIVGGKKEIMDVSSPKTGSDVFDTMQSKGSSAEETLFHSGTYNGHPMILGAGLATIELLESEFRNTLTLANELRNELESFFKQKAVPMKTIGMGTIFNLVFTNQAVKNYRDMSKTNLFFRKELDLHLINEGIYTKPLNRYSIATVHGDRELKKTMDALHYVFTNRLTGS
- a CDS encoding KamA family radical SAM protein; translated protein: MAQPKYIMNLDKIEHIPAEEKEKLKQITDKFVFRVNDYYLSLIDWKDPNDPIRKLVIPNEGELEEYGRWDASDEDTNYVVPGCQHKYTTTALLIVSEVCGAYCRYCFRKRLFRNDIKEAMSDVQPGIEYIREHPEINNVLLTGGDSLILATKKLRRIIEQLREIDHVKIIRLGSKMPVFNPMRIYEDEELLKLIREYSTAEKRIYVMAHINHPKEITEEAKRGFEALHDAGAIVVNQTPVLKGINHEPEVLAELLDKLSWAGVTPYYFFINRPVAGNNDFVLTLEEAYHAVEKAKGITSGLGKRVRLSMSHTSGKVEILAIEDGKAYLKYHQSRDGEYGKFMVLDCPKDASWFDDLPGNKEHWKQPGKKLESFESANEKISQKEKAPMETK